The genomic stretch TATATGGCATTGTCGATCGAAGAGGAATTGTTTTTCACTAATGTTCCAGATGATGCTCCTTTGGTATTTCTCATCAAAAATTTGGTAAATGCATTCACCAGCTTGCAGATGATAGTTGATAAGTTTGAACTCCAAAAACGAATCAATGTATCTACGAATGAGATTTCAAAACTAACAAAAATTGGAATCAGTTTAGCCAATGAAAAAGATTTTACGAAATTACTTCGAGATATTTTGAATTCAGCACGCGAGATTTCCAATTCAGATTCTGGTTCTTTGTATTTGGTGGAAAAAGATGAAAGGGGGAATCCAAGAAATTTAAGGTTTAAAATTTCTGCCTTGGATTTAAATAGTGATGAATTTATCCTCCCTATCAATAAAAAAAGTATCGCAGGTTATGTTGCTTTTACTGGCAAACAATTAAATATCCCAAACGTATACGAACTTTCGGGCAAAGAAGAATATAAGTTTAACAGTGATTTTGATCGAATGAGTAATTATTACTCAAAGTCAATGTTGGTGGTGCCCATGAAAGACCACCATGATGAAGTAGTAGGTGTTATCCAACTCATCAATCGCAAAAAGAATTTTCAAACCAAACTGACATTAGATGAAATGAAATCGAATTCAGTTTTGGATTATGATAAATATTCGGAAGAACTTGTGATGGCAGTTGCAGGACAAGCTGCCGTTGCGATCCAAAACAATAACCTTGTCCATGAAATTGAAACCTTGTTTGAAGGGTTTGTCACTGCTAGTGTTTCTGCGATAGAATCTAGGGACCCAACAACATCTGGTCATTCCTTTCGTGTGGCACAGTACACCGTTGGACTTGCTGAATCTGTGAATGGAGTGCAAGTTGGACGTTTTAAAGATGTTCACTTTAACGAATCTCAAATCAAAGAAATTCGTTATGCTTCCTTATTACATGATTTTGGAAAAGTTGGTGTAAGAGAAAAGGTTTTGGTAAAAGCCAAAAAATTGGAAGATTATGAGTTGGATCTCATTCGTTGGAGATTCCAATTTATACTGAAAGATGTAGAAGCAAAACTTGCACAGAAAAAAATAGAATACTTAAAAAAACACGGTAACAATGGTTATCCTCAGTTTGAAAAATCAATCGAATTAGAATATACATTAGAGAAAGAAAAATTGGACGAGATGGTTCGTGTCATCACCGATTCGAATGAACCAACTATTTTGGAAGAAGGGAATTCAAACTTTTTAGAAGAGATTTCGAAAATGAGTTACCACACAACTGATGGGAACCAATTGAGTTTGTTACTTCCAAAAGAATTTAATTTTTTATCGATTCGTCGTGGTTCTTTGGATTTTGAAGAAAGGAGGGAAATTGAATCCCATGTGGAACATACGTTTCAATTTTTAT from Leptospira ellinghausenii encodes the following:
- a CDS encoding HD domain-containing phosphohydrolase encodes the protein MNPSSDSKYIITDDPFFEGKIADFSKKLKTKVLPLSDLPNTDFDSQGKIIKLLFYISRYEVENKHKEIHQFLKENPTIMSNIIVRAPIDYTGYMALSIEEELFFTNVPDDAPLVFLIKNLVNAFTSLQMIVDKFELQKRINVSTNEISKLTKIGISLANEKDFTKLLRDILNSAREISNSDSGSLYLVEKDERGNPRNLRFKISALDLNSDEFILPINKKSIAGYVAFTGKQLNIPNVYELSGKEEYKFNSDFDRMSNYYSKSMLVVPMKDHHDEVVGVIQLINRKKNFQTKLTLDEMKSNSVLDYDKYSEELVMAVAGQAAVAIQNNNLVHEIETLFEGFVTASVSAIESRDPTTSGHSFRVAQYTVGLAESVNGVQVGRFKDVHFNESQIKEIRYASLLHDFGKVGVREKVLVKAKKLEDYELDLIRWRFQFILKDVEAKLAQKKIEYLKKHGNNGYPQFEKSIELEYTLEKEKLDEMVRVITDSNEPTILEEGNSNFLEEISKMSYHTTDGNQLSLLLPKEFNFLSIRRGSLDFEERREIESHVEHTFQFLSKIPWTRELKMVPSIAHGHHEKLNGSGYPRGLSAVEIPVQAKMMAIADIFDALTDQDRPYKKAVPLDRAFDILKMEVRDQHIDGDLLDLFIESRAYEKIQHKR